One window of the Pseudochaenichthys georgianus chromosome 21, fPseGeo1.2, whole genome shotgun sequence genome contains the following:
- the xirp2b gene encoding xin actin-binding repeat-containing protein 2 isoform X1, with protein MYQPAVSKQADSTIPSRVMEESEVCSLPGGLASVRKQFETQETATSHNVTQFHFHHRTVQEMANSEVTMSSSSRHVVQGSQQLHFNEGATVSYSNSNLESSFENHHDETEEEVPRYTTKELRDHFEKSIEVAAVQKQIKIGRDINRSKWSSNVTQNNYVTSEVYGASATEAAEDASAEGMDYDYDYEDFPPPPAEDSDYLPPPPPDLLEMPSDNENIPACNYSPEPPEPANPSKYPINKDAYIKQRSNYELKRLYKHIHPEVRKNIEMEYNSDYNETEYKQLGNKEYMYEDDDGSPDDIYDEEYTDWEEILPGEVQAMRWKFENKPLDTIKDLTSDEVEDTNKITEQEMILGKDVRRTAWMFETKPIDELSIPNMNSAEHKNKFNKFEKGDVRAAAWLFETQKMDSLNKMQKEEDLTKEVVFTEEDGNATIYMIDNKYMESLGHTETIDESHLLSLRSVLEEIHEEVKTVTSTFDTQFKCIIMGQSSQMLEIKSVRKIESELENSIASRWLFDTQPLDMTNREYTSLKLVCSLSMEDSNKGDWGRWLFEIKTLDSLNEWESSKMENKEISGADVRKHCLVFETQPMDSLKDDSNARPHSIEDVIGGNVRSARHFFENSPRAERRALTEVGRLQKATVNEEMKGDVRHQKWRFESQPLEHIREGRKEVTRTVNIEDELTQEDGTSCRADVRKNCWVFETQPMDTLKDDSNSQPLAKEDIIAGNVRSARHYFETNPTEELKELAEVGKLQKTVAQMEERGDVKHQKWRFESQPLEQIRQEKKDVTRTIDLEEIDRVDVSNYKHIFERTDLTQSDMSQKILIEGVTSGSVKSNKNLFESNSLYAMQDSTGHFHEVKTVRREEVVKGDVTTCKWMFETRPIDQFSESIEQYQVIKGISKEEKETGDVKTAKWLFETQPLDAIKYFSNVEDEEVMETSRNLDVMKGDVKTCKWLFETKPMDILYDKAELKDEHESEQMQKGDVKTCTWLFETQALDSIHDETQTILKTCTVNQEDITGKDVRTACFLFETEKLENLSGEETGSFKRVTEIDIGSGDVSGKKYIFENQTSDIMTSTSEEALQKLKRVQTEDIQKGNVVNCKWLFENQSIDTIHDSEEEFMSSRTVNDVQGGDVDKGRFIFETYSLDEIQETDTELTKMCKVVRDKDEKGDVRNYTMMFENQPLYAIQDKEGLYHEVTTVTSEEVTRGDVVGTRWKFETKPLDAIKDTDEVYIIKSVTHQDVQKGDVTSAKWKFETQPLDTIAEEKKIVIKTVDDIQGGNVRMNKDRFESDALSQESVRTVNVTEIKKGDVTSAKWRFETQSIDKIKSMSSENLIETVKKEDVEKGDVKHSVWLFEENPLDHIKEVNENEATVVSQEEISKADVKTATWLFETTPFDDFNETKMEKSEILGKSVKGTLEELYSQQMVTSKGVLIEADEIGDVRMAKYQLMNKQAPEIQREDVIKGDLQTIMMNLLNRQERQEQQITIDSEEKGNISYTVNQLFNQERDSSIEREEILRGDIREAIKNLFDENGTAKHGILIQEDEKGDVQMTLYSLLNKQENVNVEKEGIVRGDIKSALQNLSTSDKTDQAVKIQVDEAEKGNVNFYSTCIESGALDYLKQLHLGADETRSDGAQKEVILGGDIKGTKLILCRNQMQIERTVEDVVPGDVHNTVKVFMSEPTLSLENLQREEIVKGDLRAVLNSLSESANQTVVVEKEEVVKGNIPKTMQCLKKAQTRYKEVENEKQDIIPGNIRGALRSLEKSSTTRVEAVVEDLVSGDVRATLKSLELANKAVKEVEKEEIVRGDIRTTMQSLHDASSEKKMCQQGIDVQGDVRGTIQLLMEPPPSPRMERSSSLERDFKGDVKMSIKSLYETQDQSQFEKEDVIKGDVKGTIKSLMESAQRESPKVRLGSYRRVRVKQGPPVKNINDDAQRKIQKIKTASSVETSMGNQSISNETKIVKTTSRTVEQSAQQSTTVVEHKTITQNHGIKTLKTEFRNLKSKGMIKHETTSVKTADFTLKPELPEPDLSLPPPPPSVADSDLPPPPPSLDSDIDHLPPPPPPVTSEQDFLPPPPTQQELESIPAQEMYPSPATAKKMTVKKVKVPILHQVQKVEAKVEFSKTEQVEDITSETTTRTSKTVSCEIPQLPEPPQPLKKVYISPVKFTPPPSPPPSMKGKMSKFNTPLIKAEGKFRMMVDENTPPTTPTPTYIHDSVTAALEMLSSSDKGQSNINTSEITQERAEMAALSVHSDSLSCDLSKNIVVKNTTQSNVSASHEKNISDSTVVSSATQQMFSNESSKVVSVQKTSSISAVRQQMHTTTTQKTVSSKQSVQSVMADTVQTSVTDFATIENMVADGKKDSKNQKTKRSEDQSENVINSDKIETKENENLSKSQSEKKVKNEKESKSPPRDKKKKTDHSPTKSQDNVSDEPMQMEMAAPNTNGKAGKANQKVKKNKQEKQVESRKSSESEKQSVSQDVKVEVKKATEVKVIVEPKEVKTELKQVTKKGTSPPAAASTPAASSIPVVTVSLTDSKPETPTAVKKKKKSKKSKSSAQQNQGKEISTETIAAVLESNTVTSYQTQETVAVSQTHTIVKEEKIQVKREVITAESKDIQNSKQQKAVQKQMKGSQKKKEVTVIQQSAVEPLEESRAVPITVTGEQKELVKSEAGKTEESQRLEVQALIFLITEIQRVSKKTDSESVKILLNTVPDCLMSWEAKLELEGAVVESDVQQNKDILSHLRKLAEAKLMQLEDNETMEKHECEPVSEKSVSGGATQKLSKISIGSAKIEKQTKKKKSTERRKEETETGQCKSVDLRAPSPLLRMRSPSPTFITIESTRRTDSPLRMSPSPKMHRPPTPPTPPPRRCDTPTSRLTRITPSPTFDRAENLARLKDTTAKLSRGVTPPPPLPQQISEKKSEIVESPASFHRQIKIDSQLVEASGMSNATKSLKESLSGEAQQTDVNYTHVKEDEANISEGFIANQTQRKSESHMRLCQNDPDLIDASDMSESSVSVKEKREFFEETQKAEINKTYTRKEPIAIPERLGPDLEDFDAENKNKEKDELLRADLYSLVNTYDTPEEKLFLRKELIPLTGWLHNETERTDCGKERVDILEQEMPTFDIQTIKNVFELGEKSSSFREEKRDQEETMSSLSETTADTSKWGIPLETKRGSRQSTPLPPQKTGVETVPAVPSAFSETKSFTEHFSNVDELGNKVTGTRTAVTGHSESVSTQQAPFSYADAVRKKAAEAKLAEIFDDDATDNLLSNFHKTWTESESVFKSLGYSTSAETTSQVVSHHSKIVSSGSSSEVRALHSMSEESLSDGCSDSGQK; from the exons ATGTACCAGCCAGCTGTTTCCAAGCAAGCAGACAGCACCATCCCCAGCAGG GTCATGGAAGAGTCGGAGGTCTGTTCTCTGCCTGGGGGACTTGCCAGTGTGAGGAAACAATTTGAGACCCAGGAAACTGCAACATCACACAATGTAACCCAGTTCCATTTTCATCACAGAACTGTGCAG GAAATGGCCAACTCTGAGGTCACAATGTCAAGCAGCAGCAGGCATGTCGTCCAAGGCAgccagcagctacatttcaacgaAGGAGCCACG GTGTCTTACAGCAACAGTAACTTGGAATCCAGTTTTGAAAACCATCACGATGAAACAG AAGAGGAGGTTCCCAGGTACACTACTAAAGAACTGAGGGATCACTTTGAAAAATCAATCGAAGTGGCTGCGGTACAAAAACAAATTAAG ATTGGACGTGATATCAATCGATCTAAGTGGTCCTCAAATGTGACTCAAAACAACTACGTGACGAGTGAGGTTTATGGAGCATCTGCTACTGAAGCAGCAGAAGACGCATCAGCTGAAGGGATGGATTATGATTATGATTATGAGGACTTTCCGCCCCCACCTGCTGAGGATTCTGACTATCTTCCACCCCCACCTCCCGACTTACTAGAAATGCCATCAGACAATGAAAATATTCCAGCGTGCAACTACTCACCAGAGCCTCCAGAACCAGCAAACCCTTCCAAATACCCGATCAACAAGGATGCTTATATCAAGCAGAGGAGTAATTATGAGCTGAAACGTCTTTACAAACACATTCATCCTGAGGTTCGTAAGAATATAGAGATGGAATATAACAGTGATTACAATGAAACTGAGTACAAACAGTTGGGGAACAAAGAGTACATGTACGAAGATGATGATGGTAGTCCCGATGATATCTACGATGAAGAATACACAGACTGGGAAGAGATTCTCCCCGGGGAGGTACAGGCGATGAGATGGAAGTTTGAAAATAAGCCACTGGATACAATTAAAGATTTAACTTCTGATGAGGTTGAGGACACCAACAAAATAACTGAACAGGAAATGATTCTTGGAAAAGATGTGAGACGTACAGCTTGGATGTTTGAGACGAAGCCAATAGATGAACTGAGTATACCCAATATGAACTCTGCAGAACATAAAAACAAATTCAACAAATTTGAAAAAGGAGATGTCCGTGCTGCAGCGTGGTTGTTTGAAACCCAGAAAATGGACTCTCTAAATAAAATGCAGAAAGAGGAGGATTTAACAAAAGAGGTTGTGTTTACAGAGGAGGATGGAAACGCTACCATTTACATGATTGACAATAAGTACATGGAAAGCCTTGGCCACACTGAGACCATTGACGAGAGCCACCTGTTGAGTCTGAGGTCAGTGTTGGAGGAAATTCATGAAGAAGTGAAAACTGTCACTAGCACTTTTGACACTCAGTTTAAATGCATCATTATGGGACAATCAAGCCAAATGCTGGAGATTAAGTCTGTGCGTAAAATTGAAAGTGAATTGGAGAACTCAATTGCCTCGCGTTGGCTTTTTGATACACAACCGCTGGACATGACAAACAGAGAATATACATCTTTGAAACTTGTGTGTAGTCTTTCCATGGAGGACAGCAATAAGGGAGACTGGGGCAGGTGGTTGTTTGAGATAAAGACATTAGATTCCCTCAATGAATGGGAAAGCTCAAAAATGGAAAACAAAGAGATATCTGGAGCTGATGTGCGCAAACACTGCTTAGTGTTTGAAACGCAACCAATGGATTCTCTGAAAGATGACTCCAATGCAAGACCCCACTCTATTGAAGACGTTATCGGGGGCAATGTTAGATCTGCAAGGCACTTTTTTGAAAACAGCCCTagagcagagaggagagctctcaCTGAGGTAGGAAGACTTCAGAAGGCAACTGTAAATGAAGAAATGAAAGGGGATGTGAGACACCAAAAGTGGCGCTTTGAGAGTCAACCTCTGGAGCACATAAGAGAGGGGAGGAAAGAGGTTACTCGCACTGTAAATATTGAAGATGAACTCACACAGGAGGATGGTACAAGCTGCAGGGCAGATGTTCGCAAGAACTGCTGGGTATTTGAGACCCAGCCAATGGATACTTTAAAAGACGATTCAAATAGTCAGCCCCTGGCAAAAGAGGACATTATTGCAGGTAACGTGAGATCAGCCAGACATTATTTTGAAACTAATCCAACTGAGGAGTTGAAGGAGCTTGCAGAGGTGGGCAAACTACAAAAAACAGTAGCACAAATGGAGGAGAGGGGTGATGTCAAACATCAGAAATGGCGTTTTGAAAGCCAACCTCTAGAGCAGATCAGACAGGAAAAGAAGGATGTCACCCGAACAATTGATCTGGAAGAAATTGACAGAGTTGACGTCTCAAACTACAAACACATTTTTGAGAGAACGGATCTAACCCAAAGTGATATGTCTCAAAAGATTCTTATTGAGGGTGTAACATCTGGTTCTGTGAAATCAAATAAGAACCTGTTTGAGTCCAATTCGCTGTATGCCATGCAAGACAGCACAGGGCACTTCCATGAGGTGAAAACAGTAAGACGTGAAGAGGTTGTTAAAGGAGATGTAACAACGTGCAAGTGGATGTTTGAAACCAGACCAATTGACCAGTTTAGTGAAAGCATTGAACAATACCAAGTTATCAAGGGCATATccaaagaagaaaaagagactGGTGATGTGAAAACAGCAAAGTGGTTGTTTGAAACACAGCCTCTCGATGCTATTAAGTATTTCAGCAATGTTGAAGATGAAGAAGTTATGGAAACAAGTAGGAATCTTGATGTCATGAAGGGTGATGTGAAAACCTGCAAGTGGCTATTTGAGACTAAACCAATGGACATCCTGTATGATAAAGCGGAGTTAAAGGATGAACATGAATCTGAACAAATGCAAAAAGGTGATGTCAAAACATGCACTTGGCTTTTTGAGACACAAGCACTTGATTCTATCCACGATGAGACACAAACCATTTTGAAAACATGCACTGTCAATCAAGAGGACATTACAGGAAAGGATGTAAGAACTGCTTGTTTCCTCTTCGAGACGGAGAAACTGGAGAACCTCTCTGGGGAGGAGACGGGCTCTTTTAAACGTGTTACAGAGATAGACATTGGTTCTGGAGACGTCTCTgggaagaagtacatttttgaaaacCAAACATCAGATATCATGACTTCTACATCTGAAGAAGCATTGCAAAAACTCAAGAGAGTTCAGACCGAAGACATACAAAAAGGAAACGTAGTGAACTGCAAATGGCTCTTTGAAAACCAGTCAATAGATACGATACATGATAGCGAAGAGGAATTTATGAGCAGTCGCACGGTGAATGATGTACAAGGTGGTGATGTAGATAAGGGACGTTTCATTTTTGAGACCTACTCTTTAGATGAAATTCAGGAGACGGACACAGAGCTGACGAAAATGTGCAAAGTTGTCCGAGATAAAGATGAAAAGGGCGATGTGAGAAATTACACAATGATGTTCGAAAATCAGCCCCTTTATGCTATTCAGGACAAAGAGGGACTTTACCACGAAGTCACGACTGTCACAAGCGAAGAGGTAACACGGGGAGATGTCGTTGGAACTCGCTGGAAGTTTGAAACCAAGCCCCTTGACGCCATCAAAGACACAGATGAGGTTTATATCATTAAATCTGTCACACATCAGGATGTGCAAAAAGGAGACGTCACTTCTGCAAAGTGGAAATTTGAGACACAACCTCTTGACACGATTGCTGAAGAAAAAAAGATTGTTATCAAAACCGTGGATGATATTCAGGGAGGCAATGTTAGGATGAACAAAGATCGTTTTGAGTCTGATGCACTGAGCCAGGAATCTGTCAGAACAGTTAATGTGACTGAAATTAAAAAAGGTGATGTCACATCTGCGAAATGGAGATTTGAAACGCAGTCCATAGACAAAATAAAAAGCATGAGCTCTGAAAATTTGATTGAAACTGTTAAAAAAGAAGATGTTGAAAAGGGAGATGTAAAACATTCAGTCTGGCTCTTTGAGGAAAATCCTCTAGACCACATCAAAGAGGTAAATGAGAACGAAGCTACCGTTGTATCACAAGAGGAGATTTCCAAAGCGGATGTAAAGACGGCAACATGGCTTTTTGAAACGACACCATTTGATGACTTCAATGAGACAAAAATGGAGAAGAGTGAAATCCTGGGCAAGAGTGTCAAGGGAACTCTTGAGGAGCTTTATAGTCAGCAAATGGTGACGTCGAAGGGAGTACTTATTGAAGCTGATGAAATCGGAGACGTTAGGATGGCTAAATACCAGCTAATGAATAAGCAGGCCCCCGAAATTCAACGAGAGGATGTAATCAAGGGAGATCTGCAGACTATTATGATGAACTTGCTAAACAGACAAGAAAGGCAGGAGCAGCAAATCACTATAGATTCAGAAGAGAAGGGTAATATCAGTTATACGGTGAATCAACTATTCAACCAAGAGAGGGACAGCAGTATTGAAAGAGAGGAGATATTACGAGGTGACATCCGGGAAGCCATTAAAAACCTTTTTGATGAGAACGGTACAGCAAAACATGGAATACTCATCCAGGAAGACGAGAAAGGAGATGTGCAGATGACCTTATACTCCCTTCTTAATAAACAAGAAAATGTTAATGTTGAAAAAGAGGGCATTGTAAGAGGGGATATAAAGAGTGCTCTTCAAAACCTGTCCACCTCAGACAAGACAGATCAGGCAGTGAAGATACAGGTAGAtgaagctgaaaagggaaatgtCAACTTTTATTCCACATGCATTGAATCTGGGGCTCTTGACTATCTTAAACAGCTCCACCTTGGAGCTGATGAGACTCGGTCTGACGGAGCACAAAAAGAGGTGATCCTTGGAGGCGACATAAAAGGGACCAAACTCATCCTCTGCCGAAATCAAATGCAAATTGAACGTACGGTAGAGGATGTTGTACCTGGTGATGTTCACAACACAGTGAAAGTTTTTATGTCGGAGCCAACCCTCTCATTGGAAAACCTCCAAAGGGAGGAGATAGTCAAAGGAGATTTAAGAGCTGTTTTGAATTCATTGTCTGAATCAGCTAATCAGACAGTTGTTGtagaaaaagaggaggtggtgaAAGGCAACATACCTAAAACCATGCAATGCCTGAAGAAGGCCCAAACAAGGTACAAGGAAGTAGAGAACGAGAAGCAAGACATCATACCAGGAAATATCAGAGGGGCTCTAAGATCTCTTGAGAAATCCTCAACAACAAGAGTTGAAGCTGTTGTCGAGGATTTAGTTTCTGGAGATGTGAGGGCCACACTCAAATCTCTAGAGTTGGCAAATAAGGCGGTCAAGGAAGTTGAAAAGGAAGAAATAGTGAGGGGCGATATTCGCACAACAATGCAAAGTCTGCACGATGCCTCCAGTGAGAAGAAGATGTGTCAACAAGGAATAGACGTGCAGGGAGATGTCAGAGGAACAATCCAGCTCTTAATGGAGCCTCCACCTTCACCGAGAATGGAAAGGAGTTCAAGCCTTGAGCGTGACTTTAAGGGTGATGTGAAGATGTCCATTAAGTCATTATATGAGACGCAGGACCAATCCCAGTTTGAGAAAGAAGATGTGATAAAGGGTGATGTTAAAGGCACTATTAAGTCTCTGATGGAATCAGCACAGCGTGAATCTCCCAAAGTCAGACTTGGATCATACAGGAGAGTTCGAGTAAAACAGGGCCCTCCAGTTAAAAATATAAATGATGATGCACAGAGGAAAATACAAAAGATTAAAACGGCTAGTTCAGTTGAGACATCAATGGGAAATCAATCCATCTCTAATGAAACTAAAATTGTAAAAACAACGTCAAGAACAGTGGAGCAGTCTGCTCAGCAATCAACTACTGTGGTGGAGCATAAAACTATCACCCAAAACCACGGCATCAAAACATTAAAGACAGAGTTCCGTAATCTAAAGTCGAAGGGAATGATAAAACATGAAACGACCAGTGTAAAGACAGCAGATTTCACCCTAAAGCCAGAATTGCCAGAGCCCGATCTGTCTctcccacctccacctccatcaGTGGCAGACTCtgaccttcctcctcctcccccctcacttgATTCTGACATTGATCAccttcctcctccaccaccaccagtCACCAGTGAGCAGGACTTTCTCCCACCCCCTCCAACTCAACAAGAACTGGAGAGCATCCCAGCACAGGAAATGTATCCTTCACCAGCAACAGCAAAAAAGATGACGGTCAAAAAAGTGAAAGTTCCCATTTTACACCAAGTCCAGAAGGTGGAAGCAAAAGTGGAATTCAGTAAAACGGAACAGGTGGAggacatcacatctgaaacaacTACAAGAACCTCAAAAACGGTTTCATGTGAAATCCCTCAATTGCCTGAGCCACCACAACCACTGAAGAAGGTTTACATATCTCCTGTGAAGTTCACCCCTCCACCCTCCCCTCCGCCTTCCATGAAAGGGAAAATGAGTAAGTTTAACACTCCATTGATAAAAGCAGAAGGAAAGTTCCGTATGATGGTGGATGAAAACACCCCTCCAACCACTCCAACACCCACTTACATACATGACTCAGTTACTGCTGCTCTTGAAATGCTTTCCTCAAGCGATAAGGGACAGTCAAATATAAACACATCAGAAATCACACAGGAAAGAGCTGAAATGGCTGCATTGAGTGTTCATTCAGACTCCCTATCATGTGATTTGTCCAAGAACATCGTTGTCAAAAACACCACCCAGAGTAATGTCAGTGCTAGCCATGAAAAAAATATCTCAGATTCAACAGTTGTTTCCTCTGCCACACAGCAAATGTTCTCTAATGAATCTTCTAAGGTTGTCTctgttcaaaagacctcatccATCTCAGCTGTTAGACAACAGATGCATACTACTACTACACAGAAAACTGTTTCCTCCAAGCAGTCTGTTCAATCTGTCATGGCTGACACAGTCCAGACCTCTGTCACTGATTTTGCAACAATTGAAAACATGGTGGCTGATGGAAAGAAAGATTCTAAAAATCAGAAAACAAAAAGATCAGAAGATCAAAGTGAAAATGTAATTAATTCTGACAAAATTGAAACAAAGGAGAACGAAAATCTAAGCAAATCCcaatctgagaaaaaagtcaaaaatgaAAAGGAGTCCAAATCGCCACCACGGGATAAAAAGAAGAAAACTGATCATTCTCCTACCAAGAGCCAAGACAACGTTTCTGATGAGCCAATGCAAATGGAAATGGCAGCTCCCAATACAAATGGAAAAGCAGGAAAAGCAAATCAAAAGGTTAAAAAGAACAAGCAAGAAAAGCAAGTCGAGTCAAGAAAGTCCAGTGAAAGTGAGAAACAGAGTGTTTCACAAGATGTCAAGGTGGAAGTAAAGAAAGctactgaggtgaaagtgatcGTTGAACCTAAGGAAGTAAAGACCGAGTTAAAGCAAGTGACTAAGAAAGGTACTTCCCCTCCTGCTGCTGCCTCTACGCCAGCAGCTTCCTCCATACCTGTTGTTACTGTAAGCTTAACAGACAGCAAACCAGAAACTCCAACTGcagttaaaaagaaaaagaagtccAAAAAGTCAAAAAGCAGTGCACAGCAAAATCAAGGTAAAGAGATTTCCACAGAAACAATTGCAGCTGTTCTAGAATCCAACACTGTAACATCCTACCAAACTCAGGAAACAGTTGCAGTTTCCCAAACTCATACAATTGTAAAAGAAGAGAAGATTCAAGTCAAGAGAGAAGTCATTACCGCAGAAAGTAAAGACATTCAGAATTCTAAGCAGCAGAAAGCAGTTCAAAAGCAAATGAAGGGATCTCAAAAGAAGAAAGAAGTGACGGTTATTCAGCAGAGCGCAGTGGAACCACTTGAAGAAAGTAGGGCTGTCCCAATTACTGTGACAGGCGAGCAAAAGGAACTGGTGAAGTCCGAAGCAGGGAAAACTGAGGAATCCCAGAGGCTGGAGGTCCAAGCGTTAATCTTTCTCATCACAGAGATACAAAGAGTTTCAAAAAAGACTGATTCTGAATCTGTGAAGATTCTGCTCAATACAGTTCCAGATTGTCTCATGAGTTGGGAAGCAAAGCTTGAACTGGAGGGAGCTGTGGTGGAAAGTGATGTGCAACAAAACAAAGACATTCTTTCACATCTGAGGAAACTAGCAGAGGCCAAACTAATGCAGCTAGAAGATAACGAGACTATGGAGAAACATGAGTGTGAGCCAGTTTCTGAGAAATCTGTTTCTGGTGGGGCAACGCAAAAATTATCCAAGATCAGTATTGGTTCTGCCAAAATTGAGAAACAAACCAAGAAGAAGAAGTCCACGGAAAGACGGAAAGAGGAAACTGAAACTGGTCAGTGCAAGTCTGTTGACCTTCGGGCTCCCTCACCTTTACTCAGGATGCGCTCTCCCTCACCAACGTTTATCACCATCGAATCCACACGAAGAACTGACTCACCCCTGAGAATGAGTCCATCGCCCAAAATGCATAGGCCACCCACACCTCCCACGCCTCCGCCACGTAGGTGTGACACGCCAACATCACGCCTTACAAGAATAACGCCATCTCCGACTTTTGACAGAGCAGAAAATTTGGCACGACTAAAAGACACAACAGCCAAACTCTCACGTGGGGTTACACCACCTCCGCCACTTCCCCAACAAATCTCAGAAAAGAAGTCTGAAATTGTGGAATCCCCTGCCTCATTTCATCGACAAATCAAAATTGATTCACAACTTGTGGAGGCTTCAGGGATGTCAAATGCAACAAAAAGTCTCAAAGAGAGTTTATCTGGTGAGGCTCAGCAGACTGATGTCAATTATACACATGTAAAGGAAGATGAAGCTAATATTTCAGAGGGTTTTATTGCAAATCAAACACAAAGAAAGTCTGAGTCCCACATGCGGTTGTGTCAAAATGATCCAGATCTTATTGATGCATCGGATATGTCAGAGTCATCTGTATCTGTCAAAGAAAAGAGAGAGTTTTTTGAAGAAACTCAAAAGGCTGAAATTAATAAGACCTATACACGAAAGGAGCCTATTGCTATCCCTGAAAGACTGGGCCCAGACTTGGAAGACTTTGATGCAGAAAATAAGAACAAAGAAAAAGATGAGCTTCTCAGGGCAGACTTGTACAGTCTTGTAAACACATACGACACACCGGAAGAGAAATTATTTCTCAGAAAAGAGCTTATCCCACTCACTGGGTGGCTTCACAATGAAACTGAAAGAACCGATTGTGGCAAAGAGAGAGTAGACATTCTGGAACAGGAAATGCCAACTTTTGACATCCAGactattaaaaatgtttttgaacTGGGTGAGAAAAGTTCCTCATTCAGAGAGGAGAAAAGGGATCAGGAGGAGACTATGTCAAGCCTGAGTGAAACAACAGCAGACACTTCAAAGTGGGGAATTCCTCTAGAGACAAAGAGAGGCTCACGGCAGAGCACCCCCCTGCCTCCTCAGAAAACTGGGGTAGAAACTGTGCCAGCAGTACCATCAGCCTTCTCAGAAACCAAATCCTTCACAGAACATTTCTCAAATGTTGATGAGCTGGGTAACAAAGTCACCGGAACAAGGACAGCTGTCACAGGGCACTCTGAGAGTGTGTCAACCCAACAAGCTCCTTTTTCCTACGCTGATGCAGTTAGAAAAAAGGCTGCAGAAGCGAAGCTAGCAGAAATCTTCGATGACGATGCTACTGACAATTTGCTGAGTAATTTCCACAAAACatggacagagagtgaatctGTTTTCAAGAGTCTTGGCTACTCTACTTCTGCGGAGACAACATCCCAAGTTGTATCTCATCATTCGAAAATCGTCTCATCTG GTTCGAGTTCCGAAGTCAGAGCTCTGCACAGTATGTCGGAGGAGAGCTTATCCGATGGATGCTCTGATAGTGGACAAAAATAA